Proteins from a single region of Mesotoga sp. UBA6090:
- a CDS encoding 2-phosphosulfolactate phosphatase — MEVRVNLLPRLLNEETDVAVVIDVLRATSTITAALHFGAKKIVPVLSVEEAKKYREGNSEVLIGGERGSTRIEGFDLGNSPCELSREIIEGKELVITTTNGTVAVSRSKKARKVILASFLNLRSVGSLLKKESGRIELQCAGTDGDPSLEDTLLAGALVSQLEISHCNDSCRIASVLYEAVKDNLESFIVENGVHAKRLLSLGFYEDVRFCAKINLYDLIPFWRDDGFVRG; from the coding sequence ATGGAAGTGAGAGTTAACCTTCTACCACGCTTGCTCAACGAGGAGACTGACGTTGCAGTAGTGATTGATGTACTTAGAGCTACCAGCACTATAACGGCTGCGCTGCATTTCGGAGCTAAGAAGATAGTGCCTGTGCTTTCAGTTGAAGAAGCAAAGAAATACAGGGAGGGCAACTCTGAAGTGCTTATAGGTGGCGAAAGAGGGTCAACAAGGATTGAAGGTTTTGATCTTGGTAATTCCCCATGCGAGCTCTCCAGAGAGATTATTGAAGGGAAGGAATTGGTGATAACTACAACCAACGGAACCGTTGCGGTTTCAAGATCAAAGAAGGCAAGAAAAGTAATACTTGCTTCTTTTCTAAATCTGAGAAGCGTTGGTAGTCTGCTGAAAAAGGAAAGTGGGAGAATAGAGTTACAGTGCGCAGGTACCGACGGCGATCCTTCACTGGAAGACACTTTACTGGCGGGGGCTCTCGTTTCTCAGCTAGAAATCAGCCATTGCAATGACAGCTGTAGAATTGCCTCAGTACTTTATGAAGCTGTCAAGGATAATCTGGAGAGTTTCATTGTGGAGAATGGAGTTCATGCGAAGAGACTTCTCTCTCTTGGTTTTTATGAAGACGTAAGATTTTGTGCTAAAATCAATTTGTACGACCTGATCCCGTTTTGGCGGGATGATGGATTCGTGCGGGGGTAG